The following nucleotide sequence is from Candidatus Zixiibacteriota bacterium.
TTAAGTCGTTAATTGCTTCCAGCGAACAACAGCGCCCGTCATAATGTGCGTCACCACCGACCTCGGCATAATCCCACAGTTTCATATGGGCCGCGGCGACGTCATAACCTTGCTGCTTGAGAAGCATAAGTGCCGTTTACGAATCTACCCCGCCGGATACCGCCACCAGAACTTTCTTCGCCATAATAAAAAAGGGGTCGGATAATCGACCCCGATTATCCTGTGAAATCCCGTTCTATTTTCCTTTATAAAGCGGCGACATCGCCCGCAATCTCTCTATAATCTCGGGAAGAACGGAAATGGTATATTCCAAATCTTCTTTAGTTGTGAATCTCCCAAATGAAAACCGAATCGAGCCCTGGGCAAGTTCCGCGGGAATCTTCATTGCCGTCAGAACATGTGAGGCTTCCAGCGACCCGGAAGTGCAAGCCGAACCGGAAGCGACCCCAATCCCTTTCATATCTAGGGAAAGTATTATCGATTCTCCCTCGACCGCCTGGAACGAGCAATTAACTGTCGAGGGTACCCGCTTGTTATTTTCCCGCGGTCCGTTGAGAAATACGTCCCCAACTTTAGTCTGAAGGTTAGAAATGAAGAAATCTGCCAGTGACGCAAGGCGGGCATGCTCCTTTTCTCGCATCTCTTCGGCAATCTCAATGGCCCGCCCCAGACCGACAATACCGGCCACATTTTCGGTTCCGGCTCTTCTCCCCTTTTCATGATGTCCGCCGTGAAAAAGCGGCGCAATCTTGATTCCTTTACGGATAAATAGGGCGCCCACCCCTTTGGGACCGTAAATCTTATGCGCCGAAAGCGATAACAAGTCGACATCCAGCTCTTTGACATTAACTTTAATTTTTCCGGTTGACTGCACCGCATCGGTATGGAACAAGGCCCCTTTGGCATGCGTCAGCGCGGCGAGCCCTTTGATATCTTGAATGGTGCCAACCTCGTTATTGGCATGCATAATCGAGACTATGGATGTCTGCTCGGTCAACATCTGCTGCAGGGTTTCGCGCGGGATGAAGCCCAAACCATCGGTGCCGGCGTAATCGACTTTAAATCCATCCTTCTGCAATGCTCGGGCAGATTCCAGAATGGCATGATGTTCAATCGAAGAGACCACCAGATGCTCCCGTTTTCCCTTACGCTGGTATGCCGCCCCTTTCAGGGCAATATTGTCGGCTTCGGTGCCACCTGAAGTGAAATATATTTCCGAGGGCTCCGCCCCAATAGCCGCGGCAACCTTCTCCCGCGCCTCCTCAATACCGGCTTTGGCTTCCCGGCCGAAGTGATGGATAGAGCTGGCATTGCCGAATTTCTCTCTCAGATAAGGAAGCATCGCTTCCAAAACTCGCTCATCGAGCGGGGTAGTGCTGTTATAATCAAGATATATCGATTTCAACTGGCATACCTCTAAAATGGTGACTTTCCTAAACTATATTAAAATAGTCAATTTTCGGCCGGTGTCAACAGCTGCCTCCGGCATTTATCCTGATAGGTTACGGCAGATTCTTTAGAAAGCATAAAGAATTGTGAAATGGAAGCGATATCCCGGGTCGGTTTCATCGGTATCGATGCGGCGGGCATAATCGAGGCGAATGGGACCGGCCGGCGAGATAAACTGAAATCCCACTCCGTAGGAAAATGCCACCCGGCTCCATTTTATATCCTCCAGCTTGAAAAAGCCGTTTCCGGCATCGGCAAAAAACGACCCCCAGAGCTTCCCTATCAACGGAAAGCGAAACTCCTGGTTGGCAATCAAAAGCAGATTGGCGCCGCTCGGTGTGCCGTCACCAAGTTTCGGTCCCAAGTCGTTTTCGGCATAGCCTCTGACGCTGTTCGCCCCGCCGGCATAAAACCGCGCGTCGATTGGAACATCCTTCGACTCCCCGAATTCCTTGACATACCCCATCTTCAGCCGTGATGCCGATATCCACCCGGGCCATATCTTCTGAAATCGCGACCAACTGGCTTCGCCACGGTAAAAATTGTCATCGCCATTCAAAACTCCTCCGGCGTACTCGATTTTCAGGATACTCATCGACCCCGTCACCGGTACAAAAGGGTTGTTCCGGCTGTCCCGCACTATGCTGTTATAGAAAATCCTTCGGACATTTATCCCTTTATCCTGACGATACAGAATCTCCTCCTCCGGGCTGAGTCCATAGATATTTACCGACCGGTATTCTAATCCGGTCGTTATCTTAAGTTTCTGATTGAACTCGCGAAAAGTCTCCAGAGAAACAGACCAGGTCTGAATTCTATACGGCTGGACGGCGGAACGCACCCCCGGCGATATCTCCGTCGTAAGGGTCATAGGCATTCGGATACCGAGAAACCATGGCTCCGTGAATCGGGCGCGATAATTATGATAAAGCACCCGCCATTCCGTAAATACCACGAATCCAGAATAGGCGGAGAGTTCCAGGAATCGCGACCCAAAGAGGTTCCGTTTGCCCCATGATGCCGAGAGCCCCCAAATCAAGTCTTTGTAGCGGTCCTGACTGGCGCCGGTTTTAATTGAGACGTAATGAGGGTTCTTCTCTTTCAAAGTCAGTCTTATTCCCGGCTTCAAGCGGCGCGCCGTATCCAGAGTATCTTCCGTGTTGCTGTAGAGCTGCAAGGTCAGGTAATTGCCGGTGCTCAGGAGCCGTTTCTGCGATTCGATAATCTTGCTGCGGCTGTAAATATCACCGGGACGAAAGGTAATTTCGCGGCGGACGCTTCCTGGAGCGTATTTTTCGTTCCCGATGATTTCCAATTCGCCAAAATGCACCAGAGAGTCTGACTGTATATTGAATGTCACTTCCGCCCGGTCGCTCTCGGCCGTTGTATCTACCTTGAAATCAATGCGGGCATAGGGATAACCTTTATTGGCGAAGGATGATTTCAAATCGTAAGTAGCCTGCTTCAGCCGGAATGGGTCCACTGCCTCTTTTGGCTTGAACCGCGCTACAACCCGATTGATATCTTTGCGGAATGATTCCGGATAATTTCCCAGAACCATCAAATCGGAATAAAAGAATCTTCGGCCTTCATGAATATCAATCTTGACCAGAGCGTTAGAATCGGGAAGAATAGGCACGAATTGCTCCTGAACTCTTACACCGAGAAAACCTGAGGTCAAATAGAGATACTTTATCTCTGAGGTGTCTCGCAGGGGCGTTTCGCGTTGCACCCGGATACGTCTATCCGATTTTATCCTTCGAAGAAAGTCATCAGTACGGGAGAACAGAGCGCTCTTTATCTCCGATTCGCCGAAAAACCGGTTACCCGAGACTTGAATGCTCTGGATATAAGGTTTACGGCGCAGCCATCGGTTGAGATAATCAGCCTCGGTGCTGGCTAACGGGGGTTCCGCTGCGAACAAGACCATCAGAAATAAGAAAGCCTTAAAGCCTCGCATCATATTAATAATCCCAGTATAGATTCAGAATAAGATGGTACAAGTCTTCATCGTCGCGTCGTCCCTCAAGCAGCAGATTTCGCTTAAGGCGATATTCAAATCCGACCTCCTGCCCGGCCACCCCAGAGATTGCCGACCGGCCATAGATATAAAGATTGGGATGAGTATAAAATCCAACGGTCAGTCGTGTTCCCAGCGGGTCAAATTTATCCCCATATACCGGGTCGATTTCAAATGTCTCCACCCCCAGTGACCGGGAACCGATCTGAGTGAATTGCGTGCTCAGGTACCCGGAGAGCCCGCTGGTTATCCGGTCGCTGACTCTCTCCGATGTCCCCAGCGATCCTTCACCGGATGATTGATAGTAATTAGTGAATATCAGCGGTATTATCTCTTCCGTGGAAAATTGCGATCCCTCGGCGGCGCTGATTATCGGCTCATCCAGCGTCCCTGTCACATGCACCCGTAAATCAAAATTGGAGACTTCATTCTGGCCGGTCTGGCTGGTCGCCGAGCCCCTAATCTGCGTTACAGCGTATATATCCAGACGCGGATTGGGATATTCAATATCCTCATAACTGATGGTGCTCCCGGTTTCAATTCGAAAGGTTCTGTCAGCCAGAAACCCTTTTCCTCGCAGTATCTCCAGCGAGCCGATATATCGATAAACGCCCTTTTCCCTTATGAAATTTATCTCGCCGGCGAATTCGGCATCGATGTCGTCGTTCTTTATCCAGAGATTCGAAGAGACTTCGACATCCAGGTCCAGGTCCCAGGTCTGGTCGCCCTGAAGCGAGGTCAGCATAATCCACCCTTCATTTTCTCTGGCAAAGTTTTCCCGATAAACCGCCGATTGCAGAGTAACATTTCCGCTCACGGTCGGGGGAGTGAGCCCCCGGACCTGCAGGTCGGCGTCAACCACGGCGTTTATATCGCCCAGCTCATAAACCGCCGGAAAATCGCGTGCCTTAAGCTTCAGGTCATAATCGAACTGGTCAATCGCGTTTACAACAATCGTGCCGCCGCCGCTGATCTGCCCGGCTTTTTTCTTCCCTCCCCGACAAATGCCGGTGACGCTGTCGATGGTCATCACCCGGTCTTTCATGCTCATTTTCAGGTCGATATCTTCTATCGGATCGACCAGGTCGAAAAGTTTCAAGCGCCCCTTTTGTATCGAAATCTTGCCGTCGATTTTCGGTTTTACCGGTGTCCCGGTCAATTTGAAATCGGCCCGGAAGTCCCCGGTAAACTGCTCCACTTCGTTAAGAAGCAGGCTCACCATATCCAGACGGACATCAACCGCCGTAATATCGATATTCTGTTCCTCTTCGAGCCAGAGTGGCTCTTCCGATCTGAACTTGAGATTGACCGGCATCGTGCCTCGCGCGAGATAATATCCGGTATGGCTATTGAGAGCGATAGAATCGATATAAATCATGCTGTCGCGATAATCGCAATTAATATACATATCCCCCAAAACCAGACCTTGGTACTGAAGAGAATCGATGGCGCCGACAAATTCAATCCGGCTGTTGTCGAAAGAACCTGCCAGTTTCCCGCCGCCATGCATGATTCCATCCACATCGAGGCTGTCGTTAATAAGCGCCACCAGCGGTCTGATATGCAATCTTTCGGCGTTAAATGACAGATTCCAGGTGTCGTCATAGTTGACCCGTCCCGTACCTTCCAGGGCGCCTTGAGGACGAAGTAATCGACACTGTTCAATAGCGTAGCCGGAGGAATCTATATTGATTACGATTTCGCCCTGATTTGCCGCATTTAGCTCTATCAAGCGCAAATTCAGAGTATCTAATTTCAAAACCTGCGGATAGGAGAGGTAGTCCAGGCTTCCCCGGCTGTCGGCCTCAGAATACTGATTTCGAAGATAAGCCTTCTCGAATTTAACAAACTGGGAATCAACCGCCATTTCCAGGATTATGGTGTCGAAGGGAATGTCGTAAGCCGAACCATTGAACAACTCCGCATTTACAGAGCCATCCCGGTCGTACAGATAGTGCCTCATATCAAAGTCAATTCGCGCCTGACGAGAATAGATGTCATAAAGCCAGAGTGAATCTGATTTAATTTCTCCGGAGATATCAGGATTGCGAACGACGCCGGTGACTTTAAAGGAGAGGTCGGCGCGCCCCCCCATTCGTTCAATAAAAGTCTGCCGGTTGAACGCCGAAAGGTCTTCAAAGCGCGTTGTTCCGTCGAGGTCAATATCACCTCTATAATCTAATCTCCCCGACACATTGAAGTAATTGTCCTTATAGTGAATTATAAAATCGTCCTGAAATCGAATGCTATCAGTGGTAATGGCCATGGCGCCATTCAGTTCATAGGCGTGATATTCATCAAACCACGATTCCCCCAGGTCAACGATTACATCCAGAAGAAGGCTTTCTCCTTTCAGTCCGCTGCCGCTCAGATCGATATCCCCATTAAGATTTGTTTCATAGGTATCGCTGACCAGATTATTGAGATTGAAGCCGCGAATTTTTGCCTTAAGATGATACCGCTCCGGTTTGATACCGAGGTCGATATCGCCCCGGCCCTCGATAGCGGTGCCGTCAAGAATTTCACCCGAAAGGGTATCCAGTGATAATTCCTTATCAAAGTATCGGAATGCCACCATTAAAGAGTCAAAGAGACGATGCTCAAATGTACCGCTGATTTTTGCTTTCCCCGAAATCTTCCGGTCCTGATATGAGACTTCTCCCTCCGCAGAAATATCGCCGCTTAGATTGACATTGATAAAACTTAATCCCTCGTGAAGATTCAGTCGCCGCGCCTGAAGAAGCATTTTCCACGTCAACCCCTCTGTCAGGGTCATCTGCCCGCCCAAAGTCAGGTCTGACGAATCGGTCTTCAGTACCAGGTCCTGAAGCATCAGGTTGCTTCCTGTCAGCGATGCCTTTCCTTTGGCATAATTAATGTTAAACTTTCGTTCCGAGGAGCGGTAGCTCAAGGTATCAAGCCGCAGAGCATAGGTATTGTCGCGGGCTTCCAGCGCCGCCTTTAATGTTATCCGGTCGAAAATCAGACTATCCTGCGGACGCAATAGACGAAGTCGGAGGCTGGCTAACTCCAATTCCTGAACTTCGAAGGATATTGCTTTCTTATCTCCGGTTCCCTTGACATTCGGAGTTGGCACCAGCCAGCGGCCATCAGCCCCCCTTGTCAGCGTCAATTGCGCCGAATCGATTACAATCTTATTGAATCGAATGACCCCGCGCCAGAAATCGGACGGATTGTATTGAAGTCGGAGAGTTGGTATGGTCGCCATATTATAGCGAGAATTGCCGTCATCATAATCGACCTGAATATTCGATATCACCAGTTCCCGGAAGTAATCGCCGCCGATATCTCCGATATTTACTTTCAGCGAAAGGTTTCCGGCAATGATATTTCGCAACTGACGATTAACCAGATATTCCAGCAATCCCAAATGGAAGAACGCAATATATAACCCCAGTACAAAAGCAAAAACAGATGAGAACAGAATTAACAGCAGTTTATTTTTCAGCCGCATACTTTCTTTCGACCATATCAATAGTTTTATCGGCAAGCCGGCTCGCTTTAATTCCAACCAGAGGCGCGATATCATCCGCTACTTCTCTCAAAAGCCGGATATCGGCGCCGACATTGAGGCTGCCTAATAGATGCGAAATCAGTTGCCGTTCTCGTCGTTCTGCAATCAGGGCCGCCACCTCTGCCAGTTCTCTTTCTTTCTGAGACAGCCCGGGACGTGAAAGCACCTTACCATAACCTTCTATTACCATCCAGCGAAAAAGCTCCGGAGAAAGACGACTGAATCTTTTCTCCAGCAATCGGAAATTCCTGCCATAGACTCTCCGACATAGCGCATATCCCATCCGAAACCATTTCTCCATCTCTTTGGAAGTATAAGCCCTGACCGGCCGGGCGATCTTATATTGTCCAAAGACCTCCCCGAAACAGATTGCGGCTTCAATCATTTTGGGAAAGCCCAGAAACAGATAACTTTGGAGGATTGTCTCATAAATCGCGACTCGAGCCACGCGGTTTGTCTTCAGGCAGCGCAAGATGGCAGTGGTCTGGTCATTGTTGCCAATTGCAATCGAAGCCGAAAGAAAACTGAGCATCCGCAGTCTGCGGTTTTTCTTTCCCCAGTCATGGGAGCGGAAGTATCCGGCGATTTCATCTGTCTTCATCATCAATCCCATAAATAACTTACCGTGCAATAATGGCGCAACCGATATATTATAATAATTGCCAACCAGACCAATAAAAAAACCGCCGAGGCTATATAGCCGCGACGGTCATACTATCCTGTTATCTATTTATCAATAGGTCTGTCCCGCCTCCAATGTGTTGGTTGATTGATTGTTCGGCAACGGACGAATCAGCGGCTGCCCGTTGAGAATAATCTCCAGATAGACCCGCGGATTTACCGGCATAATCATATGCTCTCCGCCTCTGCCGGCATAGGGGTCAAAACTGTTCTGGCTGGCAAGAGAGTTGACAAAACCTTTGATACGATTAACCCGCGCCAATTCCTTCTGAAATGCCCACTGACCGCTTCCGGCAGACGTCCGTTTGTGGATCGCCAAAGCATGCTCACCCTGCGGCTGCACGGTCAGATAGCGGTCATCAAGACCACTTCCGGTGGAAATCTCCTCAACCGCCAGCGGCGAGGGCTCATCTGTAAGAAGATTCTTAACACCGCCGGTCAGGACAAAAGCCAACACCAGGCAGGCGGTCGCCGCCACCGGTATTGCCCGGCTCCAGGAGAATACCGGCGCCTTCTTCGGCGGAAAATATGCCTTGCTCCTGGTCTCCTTAAAGCGCTCTTCAGCAATCCGATTGAGCAGACGAGCATTGAAATCGGGCGCTGTCTGATATGCCCTCAGATGTCTGCCGGCCATAGACATTTCCCGAATAAAACTCTCCTCCCTGCTGCACTCGGTACAACTCTGCAAATGCGCCGCTACTGCCTTACGCTTCCCCTCCGACAGCTCTCCTCTACAGAAGGCTGACAGGTAGTAGCGTACCCTTTGACAACGCATTATACTCCTCCATTCTCGGTTTCAATTTATCTCTAAGTATTGCCCGGGCTCGATTAACCCGCGATTTGACCGTACCCAGCGGAATATTCATTATCTGAGCCACCTCTTCATAGGGAAGCTCCTGAATGTCCCGCAAGACAAATGCGGTTTTATATTTCTCCGGGAGACTCTCTAATGCCTTCTCCAGAGCCTGGGGAAGATTTGACGGCAGTTCCATTTCAACCGCTATCTCCCCTTCTTTCCCTTGCATATCAAAAATATCAAAGAACTTAAATCTTTTTCTCTTCCGCAGCTCATTGCGGGCGAGATTCAAGGCTATCGTGTAAAGCCAGGTAGAGAAACAGTGACGAAAATCAAAAGAATCCCGATGCTGATATACCCGGAGAAATGTCTCCTGAACTATATCCTCTGCCTCCTCTGTCCCCTGGACCATCCGGAAAATGACATTCATCAGACGGTCCCTGTACTTGTCCACAATCTGATTGAAAGCAACCAGGTCCCCCGCCTTGACCCGCTCCATCAGCCGGTAATCAGATTGCTTCTGGTCTTCTTTTTCCACAGGTCACCTGCATAAGTTATTTATAAATATTACATTCGACATTTAACCAAGTTCCTTTAAAAATGGAGCTTTTTATAACAATATGCAAGATAATAAGTTGACAATTACTCAAAAATCCGCCAGGGGTACCCGATAATATAGAGCAAAGTCCCTAAGAGAAATAGAGTTAGCAGCGGCGGCGCCAATAGACGGTAAACTCGGGCAAGATTTGCCTTGAAATACTCATTAGTCAGAATCAAACAGAAGTGTGTCGGCGAAAGCATCATTCCCAGATACCCGGAAAGGAAGGCAAAATAGATGTTCCCGAAATCGATCTCCGGCTGATAAAGATAGCCGGAAAGCAAAGGATAGGATAAGCCAATAAATGCTGTCACCATGCCGGTCAGAAGTCCCACGGAAAATGTCAGGGCAAAAATAATCACTCCCGGCGGCAGTCCAAACTGAAGTGTCAGCCTTGGAATAGAACTTACTGCATTGGATATCTCTAAAAGTTCCTGGAAGGAAAGAATTCCGAAAACCAGCATAAACAGGCTGGGCGCCAGCGCCTCTTTTAGGACTTCGCGAACCTGATTCCACCTGGGTCTTTCCCATGCCAGAAGCAGGATAAGCGCTATGGCAACGGCAACAATCAGCCTCATAGAAAATATTGCCGAAATCGAGATGGCCAGAATTATAGGCCAGACGGCAAGGACTATTTTGCTGAGCGGCAATAGAATACGCCCCCCACTCTGAACCGGCTCTTTAACCTTGCTGACAATGAAAACTATCCCCACGGGAATCATAATCAAAGAGAGGACGATTTGGAGAAGAGTGATAGTGCCGACGGTTTGACTGGTAAGAGCGGCTGTTAGAATCAGCCCCGGATATACAGGCCAGCAGAATTCAATCACATGCCTTGACCAGTAATTAAGGACTGTTAAAAACTCCGGCGAATATTTCCCTTTCGGCAAGACTTCCGCCACCAGCGGCGCTGAGAGAAGCGCTCCCCCCGGCATCGGCATAAGACCGACCATCGCCGGCATTACCGCCGCCGCCGTGCGCGCTCCTCCTTTCAGGCTCCTGGTGGCGTCAACCAAGCGGTTAAAATAACCGATTTCCTTCAGGAGTCGCCCCAGAAAGGTTATCAGAACAATTATTCCATACAGAGTCAGGAACCGCTCCGACAAGAAGAGGTCTT
It contains:
- the nifS gene encoding cysteine desulfurase NifS, producing MKSIYLDYNSTTPLDERVLEAMLPYLREKFGNASSIHHFGREAKAGIEEAREKVAAAIGAEPSEIYFTSGGTEADNIALKGAAYQRKGKREHLVVSSIEHHAILESARALQKDGFKVDYAGTDGLGFIPRETLQQMLTEQTSIVSIMHANNEVGTIQDIKGLAALTHAKGALFHTDAVQSTGKIKVNVKELDVDLLSLSAHKIYGPKGVGALFIRKGIKIAPLFHGGHHEKGRRAGTENVAGIVGLGRAIEIAEEMREKEHARLASLADFFISNLQTKVGDVFLNGPRENNKRVPSTVNCSFQAVEGESIILSLDMKGIGVASGSACTSGSLEASHVLTAMKIPAELAQGSIRFSFGRFTTKEDLEYTISVLPEIIERLRAMSPLYKGK
- a CDS encoding BamA/TamA family outer membrane protein, with protein sequence MMRGFKAFLFLMVLFAAEPPLASTEADYLNRWLRRKPYIQSIQVSGNRFFGESEIKSALFSRTDDFLRRIKSDRRIRVQRETPLRDTSEIKYLYLTSGFLGVRVQEQFVPILPDSNALVKIDIHEGRRFFYSDLMVLGNYPESFRKDINRVVARFKPKEAVDPFRLKQATYDLKSSFANKGYPYARIDFKVDTTAESDRAEVTFNIQSDSLVHFGELEIIGNEKYAPGSVRREITFRPGDIYSRSKIIESQKRLLSTGNYLTLQLYSNTEDTLDTARRLKPGIRLTLKEKNPHYVSIKTGASQDRYKDLIWGLSASWGKRNLFGSRFLELSAYSGFVVFTEWRVLYHNYRARFTEPWFLGIRMPMTLTTEISPGVRSAVQPYRIQTWSVSLETFREFNQKLKITTGLEYRSVNIYGLSPEEEILYRQDKGINVRRIFYNSIVRDSRNNPFVPVTGSMSILKIEYAGGVLNGDDNFYRGEASWSRFQKIWPGWISASRLKMGYVKEFGESKDVPIDARFYAGGANSVRGYAENDLGPKLGDGTPSGANLLLIANQEFRFPLIGKLWGSFFADAGNGFFKLEDIKWSRVAFSYGVGFQFISPAGPIRLDYARRIDTDETDPGYRFHFTILYAF
- a CDS encoding translocation/assembly module TamB domain-containing protein; the encoded protein is MRLKNKLLLILFSSVFAFVLGLYIAFFHLGLLEYLVNRQLRNIIAGNLSLKVNIGDIGGDYFRELVISNIQVDYDDGNSRYNMATIPTLRLQYNPSDFWRGVIRFNKIVIDSAQLTLTRGADGRWLVPTPNVKGTGDKKAISFEVQELELASLRLRLLRPQDSLIFDRITLKAALEARDNTYALRLDTLSYRSSERKFNINYAKGKASLTGSNLMLQDLVLKTDSSDLTLGGQMTLTEGLTWKMLLQARRLNLHEGLSFINVNLSGDISAEGEVSYQDRKISGKAKISGTFEHRLFDSLMVAFRYFDKELSLDTLSGEILDGTAIEGRGDIDLGIKPERYHLKAKIRGFNLNNLVSDTYETNLNGDIDLSGSGLKGESLLLDVIVDLGESWFDEYHAYELNGAMAITTDSIRFQDDFIIHYKDNYFNVSGRLDYRGDIDLDGTTRFEDLSAFNRQTFIERMGGRADLSFKVTGVVRNPDISGEIKSDSLWLYDIYSRQARIDFDMRHYLYDRDGSVNAELFNGSAYDIPFDTIILEMAVDSQFVKFEKAYLRNQYSEADSRGSLDYLSYPQVLKLDTLNLRLIELNAANQGEIVINIDSSGYAIEQCRLLRPQGALEGTGRVNYDDTWNLSFNAERLHIRPLVALINDSLDVDGIMHGGGKLAGSFDNSRIEFVGAIDSLQYQGLVLGDMYINCDYRDSMIYIDSIALNSHTGYYLARGTMPVNLKFRSEEPLWLEEEQNIDITAVDVRLDMVSLLLNEVEQFTGDFRADFKLTGTPVKPKIDGKISIQKGRLKLFDLVDPIEDIDLKMSMKDRVMTIDSVTGICRGGKKKAGQISGGGTIVVNAIDQFDYDLKLKARDFPAVYELGDINAVVDADLQVRGLTPPTVSGNVTLQSAVYRENFARENEGWIMLTSLQGDQTWDLDLDVEVSSNLWIKNDDIDAEFAGEINFIREKGVYRYIGSLEILRGKGFLADRTFRIETGSTISYEDIEYPNPRLDIYAVTQIRGSATSQTGQNEVSNFDLRVHVTGTLDEPIISAAEGSQFSTEEIIPLIFTNYYQSSGEGSLGTSERVSDRITSGLSGYLSTQFTQIGSRSLGVETFEIDPVYGDKFDPLGTRLTVGFYTHPNLYIYGRSAISGVAGQEVGFEYRLKRNLLLEGRRDDEDLYHLILNLYWDY
- a CDS encoding carboxymuconolactone decarboxylase family protein, whose amino-acid sequence is MMKTDEIAGYFRSHDWGKKNRRLRMLSFLSASIAIGNNDQTTAILRCLKTNRVARVAIYETILQSYLFLGFPKMIEAAICFGEVFGQYKIARPVRAYTSKEMEKWFRMGYALCRRVYGRNFRLLEKRFSRLSPELFRWMVIEGYGKVLSRPGLSQKERELAEVAALIAERRERQLISHLLGSLNVGADIRLLREVADDIAPLVGIKASRLADKTIDMVERKYAAEK
- a CDS encoding sigma-70 family RNA polymerase sigma factor, whose amino-acid sequence is MEKEDQKQSDYRLMERVKAGDLVAFNQIVDKYRDRLMNVIFRMVQGTEEAEDIVQETFLRVYQHRDSFDFRHCFSTWLYTIALNLARNELRKRKRFKFFDIFDMQGKEGEIAVEMELPSNLPQALEKALESLPEKYKTAFVLRDIQELPYEEVAQIMNIPLGTVKSRVNRARAILRDKLKPRMEEYNALSKGTLLPVSLL
- a CDS encoding DUF401 family protein — translated: MTDLIKLGIIFIVIILAIRKKLFVGYTLFLAGILLGLLFQVPVSRFPAIYKDLFLSERFLTLYGIIVLITFLGRLLKEIGYFNRLVDATRSLKGGARTAAAVMPAMVGLMPMPGGALLSAPLVAEVLPKGKYSPEFLTVLNYWSRHVIEFCWPVYPGLILTAALTSQTVGTITLLQIVLSLIMIPVGIVFIVSKVKEPVQSGGRILLPLSKIVLAVWPIILAISISAIFSMRLIVAVAIALILLLAWERPRWNQVREVLKEALAPSLFMLVFGILSFQELLEISNAVSSIPRLTLQFGLPPGVIIFALTFSVGLLTGMVTAFIGLSYPLLSGYLYQPEIDFGNIYFAFLSGYLGMMLSPTHFCLILTNEYFKANLARVYRLLAPPLLTLFLLGTLLYIIGYPWRIFE